From the Francisella frigiditurris genome, one window contains:
- a CDS encoding ABC transporter permease, whose product MKKIFYNNVTSKVTRTKWDLFAILVVLLLISVIAWTTNGLGGSIDYKDQTSVQQYSEISLSLYHLPYYAAETTMRMFIALGFSLFLTFIFGAWAAKSKRAESILIPIVDILQSIPILGFLAITITGFLLLFPHSLWGAQAAVIFGIITAQVWNMILSFYQSLKTIPKELKEAADMYQLSAWQKFWKLEVPFSMPGLIWNTMMSMSASWFMIVASESIVVNFGAAMSVNVNLPGIGSFIDAANSNKDFLAVGMAILTMLIVIVLYDQLLFRPLVAWSEKFGLSENQSEVYSDSWFLKALQKSVLVRFFNNFLNTLASRIVNIKAFKKDLKKSFDQQKHQKTEIKETVFQRIIWQIALWVVIVALCFFAYQTIYGGDSSIGLEETVKVFYYGLLTGLRVAALILITSVIWVPIGIWIGMRPRIAQKVQPYAQMAAAFPVNVLYGVCGTVVIAFNLNFNIWCIVLMALGTQWYILFNVIAGASAIPNELKLAAKNMQLKGVIKWSKYLFPSIMPFYVTGAITAAGGAWNASIVCEYINWGTDSTIQASGIGAYIAQQYNLAGDHTANVLLGVIVMCILVVLSNKLFWRKLYNYAENRFSMNM is encoded by the coding sequence ATGAAAAAGATATTCTATAATAATGTAACTAGTAAAGTTACTCGCACTAAATGGGATTTATTTGCTATTTTGGTTGTGTTACTTCTAATATCAGTAATAGCCTGGACAACAAATGGTTTAGGCGGAAGTATAGATTATAAAGATCAAACTAGCGTACAACAGTATTCAGAAATTTCTTTAAGTTTGTATCATTTACCATATTATGCTGCTGAAACGACAATGAGGATGTTTATTGCATTAGGATTTTCATTGTTTTTAACTTTCATTTTTGGCGCATGGGCTGCTAAAAGTAAGCGAGCTGAAAGCATACTTATCCCAATAGTAGATATATTACAGTCGATTCCTATACTAGGTTTTTTAGCGATAACAATAACAGGTTTTTTGTTACTTTTTCCTCATTCTCTATGGGGTGCTCAGGCAGCTGTTATATTTGGAATAATAACGGCACAAGTTTGGAACATGATTCTAAGCTTTTATCAGTCACTGAAGACTATTCCTAAAGAATTAAAAGAAGCTGCAGATATGTATCAGTTATCAGCGTGGCAAAAATTTTGGAAGTTGGAAGTTCCTTTTTCTATGCCTGGACTTATATGGAATACTATGATGTCAATGTCTGCAAGCTGGTTCATGATAGTCGCATCAGAAAGTATAGTCGTTAATTTTGGTGCGGCGATGTCAGTTAATGTGAATCTTCCTGGAATAGGATCATTTATTGACGCAGCAAATAGTAATAAAGATTTTTTAGCAGTTGGCATGGCTATTTTGACAATGCTAATTGTTATTGTACTTTATGATCAGCTTTTGTTTAGGCCTTTAGTAGCATGGTCAGAAAAATTTGGTCTTAGTGAAAATCAATCAGAGGTTTATTCAGACTCTTGGTTTTTAAAAGCATTACAAAAGTCGGTTCTAGTTAGGTTTTTTAATAATTTTTTAAATACTTTGGCTAGTAGAATAGTAAATATTAAGGCTTTTAAAAAGGATTTGAAAAAATCTTTTGATCAGCAAAAACACCAAAAAACTGAGATAAAAGAAACTGTTTTCCAAAGAATTATCTGGCAAATTGCTTTATGGGTTGTGATAGTTGCACTTTGTTTTTTTGCTTATCAAACAATATATGGTGGTGATAGTAGTATTGGTTTAGAAGAAACCGTAAAAGTTTTTTATTATGGGCTTTTAACTGGTTTAAGAGTAGCTGCACTTATCTTGATTACATCAGTTATTTGGGTGCCTATTGGTATATGGATTGGTATGAGACCTAGAATTGCTCAAAAAGTTCAGCCATATGCTCAAATGGCTGCAGCATTTCCAGTTAATGTTTTATATGGAGTATGCGGAACAGTTGTAATTGCATTTAACCTGAATTTTAATATTTGGTGTATTGTTTTAATGGCTCTGGGGACACAGTGGTACATTTTATTTAATGTAATTGCTGGAGCTTCAGCAATACCTAATGAACTTAAGTTAGCTGCTAAAAATATGCAATTAAAGGGAGTTATAAAATGGTCTAAATATTTATTTCCTTCAATTATGCCTTTCTATGTAACGGGAGCTATCACAGCTGCAGGTGGAGCATGGAATGCTAGTATTGTATGTGAATACATTAATTGGGGTACGGATTCAACTATACAAGCTTCGGGAATAGGGGCTTATATAGCACAACAATATAATTTGGCGGGAGATCATACGGCCAATGTTTTATTAGGTGTTATAGTTATGTGCATTCTAGTAGTGCTTTCAAATAAGCTTTTCTGGAGAAAATTATATAATTATGCAGAAAATCGTTTCAGTATGAATATGTAA
- a CDS encoding single-stranded DNA-binding protein, with amino-acid sequence MAKGTVNKVILLGRLGTNPEVRVTQNGTSVATLSLATNDGIGDNITTEWHRVVVFGKSAEAIQKYATKGSQLFVEGRLRTNKWQDKNGNPQYTTEVVASNFQFVGGGNSSGGDSGFQSNQPAQNNNFNQQRPQQNNVPDFAEINSTSFDDDIPF; translated from the coding sequence ATGGCTAAAGGAACAGTTAATAAGGTTATATTGTTAGGTAGACTTGGTACAAATCCTGAGGTTAGAGTTACTCAAAATGGAACTTCAGTTGCTACATTAAGTTTGGCAACTAATGATGGAATTGGAGATAATATAACTACTGAGTGGCATAGAGTAGTTGTTTTTGGTAAGTCTGCAGAGGCAATTCAAAAATATGCTACTAAAGGGTCTCAACTCTTCGTAGAAGGTAGGCTTAGAACCAATAAATGGCAAGATAAGAATGGAAATCCACAATATACAACAGAAGTTGTTGCTAGTAATTTTCAATTTGTAGGCGGTGGTAATTCATCTGGTGGGGACTCTGGTTTCCAAAGTAATCAACCCGCGCAAAATAATAATTTTAACCAGCAACGTCCTCAACAGAATAATGTACCAGATTTTGCAGAAATAAATTCTACTAGTTTTGATGATGACATCCCATTCTAG
- a CDS encoding acetate/propionate family kinase: protein MSNVLVLNCGSSSVKFALINPLKNQTAFSGLAENISQKNCKVSFKANKKIEIAIENGKYEDVFSQIKAYMQDNGYLSTVSAVGHRVVHGGQYFDSSVLITENVIEKIKKCITLAPLHNPANVDGIEYCERIFPKLPQVAVFDTAFHQTIEKYVAEYAIPRELTDKYHIRKYGFHGTSHNYVSKQAAKLLNKERGNFIVAHLGNGCSLSAIVDGKSVDTSMGFTPLDGLIMGTRSGSIDAGIFSFLAKNLGWNVEKISSVLNKESGLLGICGHNDMREIRELAAKGHTDASLAIKMFSQRVAKFVASYMIYFDTLDALVFTGGIGENANTIRKNIVDKLSNIGFEIDSAKNDAKDQIYINSDRSHKIMVVPTNEELMIAKDTLQLV, encoded by the coding sequence ATGAGTAATGTGTTAGTATTAAACTGTGGTAGTTCTTCAGTTAAATTTGCCCTTATAAATCCTTTGAAAAATCAGACAGCTTTTAGTGGGTTGGCTGAAAATATTTCTCAAAAAAATTGTAAAGTTAGCTTTAAAGCAAATAAAAAAATTGAGATTGCTATAGAAAATGGTAAATATGAGGATGTTTTTTCACAAATAAAAGCTTATATGCAAGATAATGGTTATTTAAGTACTGTTTCGGCTGTTGGACATAGAGTTGTACATGGTGGGCAATATTTTGATAGTTCTGTGTTAATTACGGAAAATGTTATTGAAAAAATTAAGAAATGTATTACTCTAGCACCTTTACACAATCCAGCAAATGTGGATGGTATAGAATATTGTGAGAGAATTTTTCCAAAACTACCTCAAGTTGCTGTATTTGATACAGCATTTCATCAAACTATAGAGAAATATGTTGCAGAGTATGCAATTCCCAGAGAATTAACTGATAAGTATCATATAAGAAAGTATGGTTTTCATGGTACTTCACATAACTATGTTTCTAAACAAGCAGCAAAGCTTTTAAATAAAGAGAGAGGAAATTTTATAGTTGCTCATCTAGGTAATGGATGTAGCTTATCTGCTATTGTTGATGGGAAAAGTGTAGATACTAGTATGGGGTTTACCCCTCTAGATGGTCTTATAATGGGAACTCGTTCGGGTTCAATAGATGCTGGAATATTTAGTTTTTTAGCAAAAAATCTTGGCTGGAATGTTGAGAAAATTTCTAGTGTTTTAAATAAAGAAAGTGGTTTGTTAGGTATATGTGGTCATAATGATATGAGAGAAATTCGTGAGTTAGCGGCAAAGGGGCATACTGATGCTAGCCTTGCTATTAAAATGTTCTCTCAAAGAGTAGCCAAGTTTGTCGCAAGTTATATGATTTATTTTGATACTTTAGATGCATTAGTCTTTACAGGCGGTATAGGTGAAAACGCTAATACAATTAGAAAGAACATAGTTGATAAACTATCAAATATTGGATTTGAGATAGATTCTGCTAAAAATGATGCTAAAGATCAAATTTATATAAATAGTGATAGAAGTCATAAAATAATGGTTGTGCCAACTAATGAGGAGTTGATGATAGCAAAAGATACATTGCAATTAGTTTAA
- a CDS encoding ABC transporter ATP-binding protein, with protein MSKEIIKVEKVSKSFQIKGEQPLKVLDTVDFTLHEGEIVALLGKSGSGKSTLLRIIAGLMDATDGKVTYRGKKVSAPVPDISMVFQSFALMPWLTVMQNVELGLEARKVSAQERKIRVLKAIDMVGLDGFENAYPKELSGGMRQRVGFARALVLEPDVLLMDEPFSALDILTAENLREDLLDLWQKNESMKGILYVTHSIEEAVLTADRIIIFGSNPGFIRGELKIRLPHPRTSQDPAIADLIDEVYRMMTTAQTKELAERMNKKTAMTIGYRIPDVDISEMNGLLDEMYDIKDAEAIDLPQLADELHLDINDLFPIIEILSILRFAEVSEGDIKMTALGRKFIDGEIEERKFIFGRLFLKYIPLARHVVKVLKERESHTAPKSRFLAELDDHFPTEVAERVFDTFIDWARYAELINYDSNTGTLSLDDNAFEYIKKM; from the coding sequence ATGTCAAAAGAGATTATAAAAGTAGAGAAAGTTTCAAAATCATTTCAAATTAAGGGTGAGCAACCTTTAAAAGTTTTAGACACTGTTGATTTTACCTTGCATGAAGGAGAAATAGTTGCTCTTTTAGGTAAATCAGGTTCGGGTAAGTCAACTTTGCTGAGAATTATCGCAGGGCTTATGGATGCAACAGATGGTAAAGTTACTTATCGTGGAAAGAAAGTTAGTGCACCAGTTCCGGATATTTCTATGGTCTTCCAAAGCTTTGCTCTTATGCCGTGGCTTACGGTCATGCAAAATGTGGAGCTAGGATTAGAGGCAAGAAAAGTTAGTGCTCAGGAAAGAAAAATTAGAGTTTTAAAAGCAATTGATATGGTTGGTTTAGACGGTTTTGAAAATGCTTATCCTAAAGAGCTTTCAGGAGGTATGAGGCAGCGTGTAGGTTTTGCAAGAGCACTTGTTTTAGAGCCAGATGTTCTTTTAATGGATGAACCTTTCTCTGCTCTTGATATCCTTACAGCTGAAAACTTAAGAGAGGACTTGCTTGATTTGTGGCAAAAGAATGAGAGTATGAAAGGTATTTTATATGTGACTCATAGTATTGAAGAAGCTGTCCTTACTGCCGATAGAATTATTATCTTTGGAAGTAATCCAGGATTTATTCGCGGAGAGCTTAAAATTAGACTTCCTCACCCAAGAACAAGCCAAGATCCAGCAATTGCTGATTTGATAGATGAAGTTTATCGTATGATGACAACGGCTCAAACTAAAGAGCTTGCTGAAAGAATGAATAAGAAAACAGCAATGACTATAGGCTATAGAATCCCAGATGTTGATATTTCAGAAATGAATGGTTTATTGGATGAGATGTATGATATTAAGGATGCAGAAGCTATTGATTTGCCACAACTTGCAGATGAACTTCATTTAGATATTAATGATTTATTCCCTATCATAGAAATATTATCAATTTTAAGATTTGCCGAAGTATCAGAAGGTGATATTAAGATGACAGCATTAGGACGTAAATTTATTGATGGAGAGATTGAAGAGAGAAAATTTATTTTCGGTAGATTATTTTTGAAATATATTCCTTTGGCAAGACATGTTGTTAAGGTGTTAAAAGAAAGAGAATCTCATACTGCACCAAAATCAAGATTTTTAGCAGAACTTGATGATCATTTTCCAACTGAAGTTGCTGAAAGAGTTTTTGATACATTTATTGATTGGGCTCGTTATGCGGAGCTTATCAATTATGATTCAAATACGGGAACTTTATCTTTAGATGATAATGCTTTTGAATATATTAAGAAGATGTAA
- the waaF gene encoding lipopolysaccharide heptosyltransferase II — translation MLKSKKILVIAPNWIGDMVGAQSLLISLKKNDPDCIIDVAGPKPCLELTKFMPEVNETFVLDLKHGQVSFKTRLKEAKEIKKKGYDQCIILPNSLKSAIIPFLARIKKRTGWLGEQRYILLNDHRKLDKKAFPLMVDRYNALAFAKNITPSNTPLPKLVASQKDIENVVKKLNIDTSRSTIALCPGAAYGPSKQWPAKYHAEVAKALINDGYLVFILGSPADIEIAKEIEINVKNNNLINFTGTTSMAEAISILATTSFCLGNDSGLSHISWALGKTTFITYGSSEIIAPPDSENAIKLFVDNLVCRPCKKRVCPLGHFKCMMDLTPDMVLKTIYQKIQN, via the coding sequence ATGTTAAAATCTAAGAAAATCTTAGTCATAGCTCCGAATTGGATAGGAGATATGGTTGGTGCTCAGTCTCTACTTATATCACTCAAAAAAAATGATCCTGATTGCATTATAGATGTCGCTGGTCCTAAGCCATGTTTAGAGCTAACTAAATTTATGCCTGAGGTTAATGAAACATTCGTACTAGACCTAAAGCATGGACAAGTTAGTTTTAAAACTCGACTAAAAGAAGCGAAAGAAATAAAGAAAAAAGGCTACGATCAATGCATCATCTTACCTAATTCTTTAAAATCGGCTATAATTCCATTTCTTGCTAGAATAAAAAAGAGAACTGGCTGGCTTGGTGAACAAAGATACATACTTCTGAATGACCATAGAAAGCTAGATAAAAAAGCTTTTCCCTTAATGGTTGATAGGTACAATGCTTTAGCCTTCGCTAAAAATATAACCCCGTCTAATACTCCTTTACCAAAATTAGTTGCCTCTCAAAAAGATATAGAGAACGTTGTCAAAAAGCTTAATATAGATACTTCTAGATCTACTATCGCATTATGCCCTGGAGCAGCTTATGGTCCATCTAAACAATGGCCCGCAAAATATCATGCTGAAGTCGCAAAAGCCTTAATAAATGATGGCTACCTTGTCTTTATACTGGGAAGTCCTGCCGATATTGAAATAGCGAAAGAGATTGAAATTAATGTAAAAAACAATAATCTAATAAATTTTACTGGAACGACATCTATGGCAGAGGCTATAAGTATATTAGCTACGACTAGTTTTTGTCTAGGAAACGATTCTGGACTATCACATATATCTTGGGCGTTAGGGAAAACAACATTTATCACTTATGGCTCCTCAGAAATCATTGCTCCCCCAGATAGTGAAAATGCTATAAAACTTTTCGTTGATAACTTGGTTTGTAGACCCTGCAAAAAAAGAGTATGTCCACTCGGACATTTTAAATGTATGATGGACTTAACTCCAGATATGGTCTTAAAAACTATTTATCAGAAGATTCAGAACTAA
- a CDS encoding zinc-finger domain-containing protein translates to MEKEQRIIKVKKGERVSCPTKHREAWNLHPRVYIDLKDKDINTCPYCGTVFKVEK, encoded by the coding sequence ATGGAAAAAGAACAAAGAATAATCAAAGTAAAAAAAGGGGAGCGTGTCAGCTGTCCAACAAAACATCGTGAAGCGTGGAATCTTCATCCGCGAGTTTATATTGATCTTAAAGATAAAGATATAAATACTTGTCCCTACTGCGGAACCGTTTTTAAGGTAGAGAAATAA